A part of Paenibacillus sp. IHBB 10380 genomic DNA contains:
- the thiM gene encoding hydroxyethylthiazole kinase has protein sequence MTYLTKVRQCNPLIHNITNIVVTNFTANGLLALGASPFMAHAHEEVADVAKLANAVVLNIGTLDESVVKSILIAGKSANENHVPVVIDPVGAGATTYRTTIAQRITQEIKLAVLRGNVAEVAHVVGEEWSIKGVDAGAGEGNRVLLAQKAALKLGCIVVITGKEDVITNGHTTYITSNGHPLLTKVTGAGCLLSSIIGAFLAVSEVSEQSWLESVTEALAFYGVAAEIAAEMTEHQGPGSFQIELLNQLASVSPKILQQRAHIHQV, from the coding sequence ATGACATATCTAACAAAAGTTCGTCAGTGCAATCCGCTTATACACAATATTACGAATATAGTCGTTACCAACTTCACAGCCAATGGGCTTCTCGCTTTAGGTGCCTCACCTTTCATGGCTCACGCTCATGAAGAAGTAGCCGATGTAGCTAAATTAGCGAATGCAGTCGTTCTTAATATTGGAACGCTCGATGAAAGTGTTGTGAAATCAATCCTTATCGCAGGGAAATCTGCAAATGAGAATCATGTTCCAGTCGTTATTGATCCGGTTGGAGCTGGCGCTACAACTTACCGAACAACGATTGCTCAGAGAATCACTCAGGAGATTAAGCTTGCTGTGCTCAGGGGCAATGTTGCAGAAGTAGCGCATGTCGTGGGTGAAGAATGGTCCATTAAAGGGGTAGATGCGGGTGCTGGCGAAGGCAATAGGGTACTCCTAGCACAAAAGGCTGCCCTAAAGTTAGGATGTATTGTTGTCATTACGGGGAAAGAAGATGTGATTACGAATGGACACACGACTTACATCACAAGTAATGGTCATCCTCTTCTCACTAAAGTTACAGGGGCTGGATGCTTGCTTAGTTCTATTATCGGGGCATTCTTAGCTGTAAGCGAAGTTAGCGAACAATCTTGGTTGGAATCGGTTACCGAAGCACTTGCTTTCTATGGCGTAGCCGCTGAAATAGCTGCTGAAATGACAGAGCATCAAGGACCTGGAAGCTTTCAGATTGAATTATTGAACCAATTGGCTAGCGTATCACCGAAAATTCTACAACAAAGAGCCCATATTCACCAAGTCTAA
- a CDS encoding methionine ABC transporter ATP-binding protein, with the protein MISLHQVSKTFVSSTSHFQAVNSVSLQVKEGEIHGIIGTSGAGKSTLLRMINLLEKPDTGSVVVGNEDLTNMTEKELREARRNIGMIFQGFNLVSNKTVSGNVSIPLELTGLPKRERVERVSEFLEFVGLQHKAKQYPSQLSGGEKQRVAIARALANRPKVLLCDEPTSSLDPSTTEGILDVLKQLNQNFGLTIVIVTHEMEVVRNMCHNVSVMELGRLVETRVVDQSHG; encoded by the coding sequence GTGATTTCGTTGCATCAGGTAAGTAAAACTTTCGTGAGTTCAACTAGCCACTTCCAAGCTGTCAATTCTGTGTCTCTTCAAGTAAAGGAAGGCGAGATTCATGGAATTATTGGAACAAGTGGTGCGGGTAAATCGACTCTGTTACGGATGATTAATTTATTGGAGAAGCCGGACACGGGTAGTGTTGTAGTAGGTAATGAGGATTTGACTAATATGACTGAGAAGGAGCTTCGTGAAGCTCGCAGGAATATCGGGATGATCTTTCAGGGATTTAATTTGGTGAGCAATAAGACGGTTAGCGGAAATGTCTCCATACCACTTGAATTAACTGGATTACCGAAGCGTGAACGTGTGGAACGTGTGAGTGAGTTCTTAGAATTTGTGGGCCTACAGCATAAGGCGAAGCAATATCCTTCACAATTAAGTGGAGGAGAGAAGCAGCGAGTGGCGATTGCCAGAGCACTTGCGAATCGTCCTAAAGTATTGTTATGTGATGAACCTACATCCTCTTTGGACCCAAGTACGACAGAGGGGATTTTGGATGTGCTGAAACAGCTCAACCAGAATTTCGGACTCACTATTGTTATCGTAACACATGAAATGGAGGTCGTCCGCAACATGTGTCACAACGTATCGGTTATGGAATTAGGACGTCTAGTCGAGACTAGAGTGGTGGATCAATCCCATGGTTGA
- a CDS encoding methionine ABC transporter permease, whose product MVEYIMQYQSEIWKAIGETFAMVGISIVAAILIGLPLGTFLYLLRKGQLYENGLLYGILNIIVNVVRSFPFLLLVVFLIPFTRIVVGTALGTLAASVPLSIMAIAYYSRLVEQSLLEVPRGVIESASSMGASTFQIIVKFMYVEARSGLMLGLTTSIISFISYSTVMGIVGGGGIGDFAIRYGYQRFETKIMVFTIIIMIILVQVIQFAGSYIARRLDKR is encoded by the coding sequence ATGGTTGAATATATCATGCAGTATCAGTCTGAAATATGGAAGGCTATAGGAGAGACTTTTGCTATGGTGGGGATATCCATTGTTGCAGCTATTTTAATAGGACTTCCATTAGGTACTTTTCTATATTTGTTGCGAAAAGGTCAGCTGTACGAGAATGGGTTGCTCTATGGTATTTTGAATATCATAGTCAACGTTGTTAGGTCATTCCCATTTCTTTTACTCGTCGTTTTTTTAATTCCATTTACGCGAATTGTCGTTGGAACAGCGCTAGGTACGCTTGCGGCTTCGGTGCCGTTATCCATAATGGCGATTGCCTATTATTCGAGGTTAGTGGAGCAGTCACTTCTAGAGGTTCCAAGAGGTGTGATCGAATCAGCTTCATCAATGGGAGCATCAACCTTTCAGATTATCGTTAAATTTATGTATGTTGAGGCTCGCTCGGGACTCATGTTAGGTTTAACGACTTCTATTATCAGTTTCATCTCTTACTCAACGGTGATGGGGATAGTTGGTGGTGGTGGAATTGGCGATTTCGCTATTCGTTATGGGTACCAACGGTTTGAAACGAAGATTATGGTATTTACTATCATCATTATGATTATATTGGTGCAGGTCATTCAGTTTGCAGGTAGTTATATTGCGAGACGGCTCGATAAGAGATAA
- a CDS encoding MetQ/NlpA family ABC transporter substrate-binding protein produces MNRKIMMMLVVVLMLVAAGCGNNEKQAEESKNTPTTSEETTLKVASLIPPMTEVLELVKPLLKEDGINLEIVVLSDNVQPNNALANKEVDANFFQHVPYMNQYNEANKSELVGVQPIYNAVYGAYSKTYKNIEDLPEGATIAIANDPSNIGRSLVMFEKNGLIKLKEGVGINATQADITENVKKFKFKEVDLLMLARTLDDVDLVAMTPAYAKPLNLTPKKDALITEGDDSDFVITLVARKDNVDSEPIQKLAKRMTSPEVKKFFEDNYGEIAVPAFK; encoded by the coding sequence ATGAATAGAAAAATAATGATGATGTTAGTTGTTGTACTTATGCTAGTTGCAGCGGGTTGTGGAAATAATGAGAAGCAAGCGGAGGAAAGTAAGAATACTCCGACAACCAGTGAAGAGACTACATTGAAAGTAGCTAGCCTCATTCCGCCAATGACAGAGGTATTGGAGCTTGTTAAGCCTCTATTGAAGGAAGATGGTATTAACCTAGAGATCGTTGTTCTATCCGATAATGTACAGCCTAACAACGCTTTGGCTAATAAAGAAGTGGATGCTAACTTTTTTCAACACGTTCCTTATATGAACCAATATAACGAGGCTAATAAATCAGAATTGGTTGGGGTGCAACCTATTTACAATGCGGTGTATGGTGCTTATTCTAAAACGTATAAGAACATTGAAGATTTACCAGAAGGTGCAACGATTGCTATCGCTAACGATCCATCCAATATCGGACGTTCACTTGTTATGTTCGAGAAGAATGGACTTATTAAGTTAAAAGAAGGCGTGGGAATTAACGCGACACAAGCGGACATCACAGAGAATGTGAAAAAGTTCAAATTCAAGGAAGTCGATTTGTTGATGCTGGCACGTACACTAGATGATGTGGATCTAGTGGCTATGACTCCAGCTTATGCTAAGCCTCTTAATTTAACACCTAAGAAAGATGCGTTAATCACAGAAGGCGACGATTCTGATTTCGTAATTACTCTGGTAGCGCGTAAGGACAATGTAGACTCCGAACCTATTCAGAAGCTTGCGAAGCGTATGACAAGTCCGGAAGTGAAAAAGTTCTTCGAGGATAATTACGGGGAAATAGCAGTACCTGCTTTTAAATAA
- a CDS encoding WYL domain-containing protein, translated as MNLFEKIFNYQIISRLDDSGTFMITSQERAWLKTMLEHPAATAAFPESTLHKLKNVLEQDSTLDFKEHFIEKGRSIEKHVYHPLLRSCRRFILNKSSIVITYRLKGGSTTSAQNGVPYKLEYSMVKKEWYLLWYHLRHRSLMNTRLDHIVSVSEQSTSPEVLVQAFTNIQQILDKLKDQVILEVVNTYNQELSRILYAFSCFEKEVIYDATEQIYTICLSFIANEREYVLSKIRFLGKRVRIIEGDYLKKRMLESSRKALERYRITSPPIKDQHVSSPMDGNRLPMKY; from the coding sequence ATGAATCTATTTGAGAAAATATTTAACTATCAGATTATCTCTCGTCTAGATGATTCCGGTACCTTCATGATCACCTCACAGGAGAGAGCATGGCTTAAGACCATGCTTGAACATCCAGCGGCAACGGCAGCTTTTCCTGAGAGTACGTTACATAAATTGAAGAACGTTCTAGAACAAGACTCTACCCTTGATTTCAAAGAACATTTCATAGAAAAAGGTCGCAGTATAGAGAAGCATGTCTACCATCCCCTTCTACGTTCTTGTCGCCGATTCATTCTGAACAAGAGTAGTATCGTCATCACTTATCGTTTGAAGGGCGGAAGCACCACTTCAGCGCAGAACGGAGTTCCCTATAAATTAGAATATTCCATGGTCAAAAAAGAATGGTACCTACTGTGGTACCATCTTAGACATCGTTCGCTGATGAACACGAGACTTGACCACATCGTATCGGTGTCAGAACAATCTACTTCACCTGAGGTACTTGTCCAAGCCTTCACGAACATTCAACAGATTTTGGATAAGCTTAAAGATCAAGTCATACTTGAGGTCGTCAACACCTACAATCAAGAATTATCCCGTATCTTGTATGCCTTCTCCTGCTTCGAGAAGGAAGTCATCTATGATGCAACTGAACAAATATATACAATCTGCTTAAGCTTTATAGCGAATGAGCGTGAGTATGTTCTATCCAAAATTCGTTTCCTCGGTAAAAGAGTACGTATCATCGAAGGCGATTATTTGAAGAAACGCATGCTAGAATCTTCGAGAAAGGCACTTGAAAGGTATCGCATCACCTCACCTCCCATCAAGGATCAGCATGTGTCATCCCCAATGGACGGTAATCGTTTACCCATGAAATACTAG
- a CDS encoding helix-turn-helix transcriptional regulator — protein MAKESFDKEIQFLRMLVLTSGAYSRQQFADRLGISVHTFDKTIRKLKEINHSMSQQLPNEQSLELAEAIRLDYYDSADPMLLFLFRAKSLKESESQRISMLLAALHNHNALTAMELLDLCCGSLSADSAQPDEKTIRKDLKYLEEVGVIVRESGIRPHRYRIQNDLIQALSEDELIDLFDFVDVMANTQVPSVQGYLLRDSLKKNVAQLHTEKQAIQPFLYKYHYYSRILDEAHLFILLDAIHNHRKIKFLYFSPKSEKSYASKNTNPIFERETKGREELTLPLKVVYDHQYGRWYLLSHDSRQGIRKYRLEGMTQIGEDIQVSEQLFDAVYKKLEEKIQYSWLIDTGHSITVRVRFFNPGLSQPNFIKERVLLQGQWGQIVEEDEQSFIYEIVVNGSNEIKPWLRSFGSSCEILEPPLLRSEMIAEWKELQSYYESI, from the coding sequence ATGGCTAAGGAAAGCTTTGATAAAGAGATTCAATTTCTACGTATGCTTGTCCTAACAAGTGGGGCTTATAGTCGCCAACAATTCGCGGATCGTCTCGGTATTTCTGTCCATACTTTTGATAAAACAATCCGTAAATTAAAAGAAATCAACCATAGTATGTCTCAACAGCTCCCTAATGAACAAAGCTTAGAACTAGCGGAAGCCATTCGTTTAGATTACTATGATTCTGCCGATCCTATGCTCTTATTTCTATTTCGTGCGAAGTCCCTCAAGGAGTCTGAGAGCCAAAGAATCTCTATGCTCTTAGCTGCCTTACACAATCACAACGCATTAACGGCTATGGAACTTTTAGATCTATGTTGTGGTAGCTTATCCGCCGACTCTGCTCAACCGGATGAGAAAACAATACGTAAAGACCTCAAATATTTAGAAGAGGTTGGCGTGATTGTAAGAGAATCTGGCATACGCCCCCATAGATATCGAATTCAGAATGATCTGATTCAGGCACTGTCTGAGGATGAACTGATCGATCTATTCGATTTTGTCGATGTGATGGCTAATACACAGGTTCCCTCCGTACAAGGTTATTTACTCCGTGATAGCTTGAAGAAGAACGTGGCACAACTCCATACCGAGAAGCAGGCTATACAACCTTTTTTATATAAGTACCACTACTATTCACGTATTTTGGATGAGGCTCATCTATTTATACTTTTGGATGCGATCCACAACCATCGTAAAATAAAGTTTCTATACTTCTCCCCTAAGTCTGAGAAAAGTTATGCTTCCAAAAATACCAACCCGATCTTCGAACGCGAGACAAAGGGACGTGAAGAGTTAACGCTCCCCCTGAAGGTAGTATACGACCATCAATATGGAAGGTGGTACTTACTCTCTCATGACTCACGTCAGGGGATTAGGAAATATCGCTTAGAGGGCATGACTCAGATTGGAGAAGACATACAGGTCTCTGAACAATTATTTGATGCTGTGTACAAGAAATTAGAGGAGAAGATTCAATACAGTTGGTTAATTGATACAGGCCACTCAATCACGGTTCGCGTTCGCTTCTTTAATCCTGGATTATCACAACCAAACTTTATTAAAGAACGTGTGTTGTTGCAGGGGCAATGGGGACAAATTGTAGAAGAAGATGAACAATCCTTCATCTATGAAATTGTTGTCAATGGCTCCAACGAGATCAAACCTTGGCTCCGTAGTTTCGGGTCTAGCTGTGAAATATTAGAGCCACCTTTGCTACGAAGTGAAATGATCGCCGAATGGAAGGAGCTTCAATCGTATTATGAATCTATTTGA